One region of Vigna angularis cultivar LongXiaoDou No.4 chromosome 10, ASM1680809v1, whole genome shotgun sequence genomic DNA includes:
- the LOC108335522 gene encoding E3 ubiquitin-protein ligase complex slx8-rfp subunit slx8 yields MSSRSLRGSRQRKMLQLDLNLVPPLEDNTVQIDVDSNQNDADDDDVVELSPTSFAQTRSNPKRRMKRRSIYDIDDETGELPKEIVIDGKVYRTVETGSSSTEENERKTPEPPKKPPALDCPICMSAFEEPMSTRCGHIFCRCCINTAIAAQGKCPTCRKKVTKNQLIRVFLPSLS; encoded by the exons ATGAGTTCACGATCTTTGAGGGGAAGTCGTCAGAGAAAGATGTTGCAGCTGGACCTGAACCTGGTGCCACCATTAGAGGATAACACTGTCCAAATCGATGTTGATTCAAATCAGAACGATGCAGATGATGACGACGTGGTTGAACTGTCACCAACTTCATTTGCTCAG ACTCGGAGCAATCCGAAGAGAAGGATGAAGAGGAGGAGCATTTATGATATAG ATGATGAGACTGGAGAATTGCCAAAAGAGATAGTAATTGACGGAAAAGTCTATAGAACTGTGGAAACTGGTAGCAGTTCTACG gaagaaaatgaaaggaaaacaCCTGAACCTCCTAAGAAGCCGCCTGCACTTGACTGTCCAATATGTATGTCTGCATTTGAAGAACCGATGTCTACGAGGTGTGGTCATATCTTTTGTAGGTGTTGCATTAACACTGCAATAGCTGCACAGGGTAAATGCCCTACCTGCAGAAAGAAGGTTACAAAGAATCAACTCATAAGGGTGTTTCTTCCATCTCTTAGTTAA